In the genome of Drosophila pseudoobscura strain MV-25-SWS-2005 chromosome 3, UCI_Dpse_MV25, whole genome shotgun sequence, one region contains:
- the Toll-7 gene encoding toll-like receptor 7 yields the protein MEFPLLLPLVSVLLLGSASDWSCLAALAPKESGDNSASAMLGGGAGSASVSLSGDYSSLLSAAMPPASADDSSPAAPAHSGPSNQCSWTYNGTSSVHCALRLIERQPGLDLQGADGSSQLTIQCSDLYLFESTLPVAVFARLQTLETLRLEACKLLQLPNNAFEGLGTLKTLRLSSHNAEWGPARALELYPDSLNGLKQLTELDMSDNNLRALPAGFLCPVGNLQALNLTHNRIRTAEQLGFADMNCSGGSELQLLDASHNELRSITESWGISRLRRLQHLNLQHNNISELSGEALAGLASLRIVNLSNNHLETLPEGLFAGSKELREIHLQHNELYELPKGLFHRLEQLLVVDLSGNQLTSNHVDNTTFAGLIRLIVLNLAHNALTRIDYRTFKELYFLQILNLRNNSIGHIEDNAFLPLYNLHTLNLAENRLHTLDDKLFNGLYVLSKLTLNNNLISVVEQAVFKNCSDLKELDLSSNQLNEVPRALQDLAMLRTLDLGENQIRTFDNQSFKNLHQLTGLRLIDNQIGNITVGMFQDLPRLSVLNLAKNRIQSIERGSFDKNFELEAIRLDRNFLSDINGVFATLVSLLWLNLSENHLVWFDYAFIPSNLKWLDIHGNYIEALGNYYKLQEEIRVKTLDASHNRITEIGPMSLPNTIELLFINNNLIGNVQPNAFVDKANLARVDLYANQLSKLQLQQLRVAPVVAPKALPEFYLGGNPFECDCTMDWLQRINNLTTRQHPRVMDMPNIECVMPHARGAAVRPLSALKPQDFLCRYESHCFALCHCCDFDACDCEMTCPHNCTCYHDQIWSTNVVDCGGQQTMELPRRVPMDSSIVYLDGNNFPVLKNHAFIGRKNLKALYVNGSQVAAIQNRTFASLTSLQILQLADNRLQTLHGYEFEQLSSLRELYLQNNLLATIENATLSPLVSLQLLRIDGNRLVTLPIWQLHATHFGRRLRSIALGRNQWSCRCQFLQALTSYVAENALIVQDAQDIYCMAAPNTAGYDASSYDSSSSEGSLQKRELDFNSTGAACTDYYSGGSMLQHGIPESYIPLLAAALALVFLLVVIIIVFIFRESLRIWLFAHYGVRVFGPRCEESEKLYDAVLLHSAKDSEFVCQHLASELETGRPPLRVCLQHRDLAHDATHYQLLEATRVSRRVVILLTRNFLQTEWSRCELRRSVHDALRGRPQKLVIIEEPEVAFEAESDIELLPYLKTSAVHRIRRSDRHFWEKLRYALPADYPTYRGNNYTLDHNHERVKQPASPGLLYRQAPPPAYCGPAEGGAPSATTAPAEQNYSTATTATPSPRPQRRGDHHGGVSGSGAAAAPHGHHLHAQYYQHHGMRPPSEHIYSSIDSDYSTLDNEQHMLMMPAGPVVSLEGTPRAQTWRPKQQQQQQPGLQSGPSSVGHVATMGPSGKTPPQQQQQQQQAVGSGQQQGPHVQAYLV from the coding sequence ATGGAgttcccgctgctgctgcccctcgTGAgcgtgctgctgcttggtAGCGCCTCGGATTGGAGCTGCCTGGCAGCACTGGCGCCCAAGGAGAGCGGCGACAACTCTGCCAGTGCCATGCTGGGCGGAGGCGCTGGCTCCGCCTCCGTCTCGCTCTCGGGCGACTATTCCTCGCTCCTGTCGGCCGCCATGCCACCCGCATCCGCCGACGACTCCTCGCCAGCAGCGCCCGCCCACAGCGGACCGAGCAACCAGTGCTCGTGGACGTACAACGGCACCAGCTCCGTGCACTGTGCCCTGCGGCTGATCGAGCGCCAGCCGGGTCTGGATCTCCAGGGAGCCGATGGCAGCAGCCAGCTGACGATCCAGTGCAGCGACCTCTACCTCTTCGAGTCCACACTCCCAGTGGCGGTGTTCGCCCGCCTGCAGACGCTGGAGACGCTGCGCCTGGAGGCGTGCAAGCTTCTGCAGCTGCCCAACAACGCCTTCGAGGGCCTGGGCACGCTCAAGACGCTGCGTCTGAGCAGCCACAACGCCGAATGGGGTCCGGCCAGGGCGCTGGAGCTCTATCCGGACTCGCTGAACGGCCTGAAGCAGCTCACGGAGCTGGACATGAGTGACAACAACCTGAGGGCTCTGCCCGCGGGCTTCTTGTGCCCCGTGGGAAACCTGCAGGCGCTCAACCTGACCCACAACCGCATCCGCACCGCTGAGCAGCTGGGATTCGCGGACATGAACTGCAGCGGGGGCAGCGAGCTGCAACTGTTGGACGCCAGCCACAACGAGCTGCGCTCCATCACGGAGAGCTGGGGCATCTCGCGGCTGCGACGGCTGCAACATCTCAACCTGCAGCACAACAACATCTCGGAGCTGTCAGGGGAGGCGCTGGCGGGGCTCGCCTCACTGCGGATCGTGAACCTAAGCAACAACCACCTGGAGACACTGCCCGAGGGCCTGTTTGCCGGCTCCAAGGAGCTGCGCGAGATCCATCTGCAGCACAACGAGCTGTACGAGCTGCCCAAGGGGCTGTTCCACCggctggagcagctgctggtggtggaccTGTCGGGCAACCAGCTGACCTCCAACCACGTGGACAACACGACCTTTGCGGGACTGATCCGCCTCATCGTGCTCAATCTGGCGCACAACGCCCTCACCCGGATCGACTACCGCACCTTCAAGGAGCTCTACTTCCTGCAGATCCTCAATCTGCGCAACAACTCCATCGGCCACATCGAGGACAACGCCTTCCTGCCGCTCTACAATCTGCACACCCTGAACCTGGCCGAGAACCGCCTCCACACGCTGGACGACAAGCTGTTCAACGGCCTCTACGTGCTCTCGAAGCTCACGCTGAACAACAACCTCATCAGCGTGGTGGAGCAGGCCGTGTTCAAGAACTGCTCCGACCTGAAGGAACTGGACCTCAGCTCGAACCAGCTGAACGAGGTGCCGCGCGCCCTCCAGGACCTGGCCATGCTCCGAACCCTCGACCTGGGCGAGAACCAGATCAGGACGTTCGACAACCAGAGCTTCAAGAACCTGCACCAGCTGACGGGGCTGCGGCTGATCGATAACCAGATCGGCAACATCACAGTGGGCATGTTCCAGGACCTGCCCCGGCTGAGCGTGCTCAACCTGGCCAAGAACCGCATCCAGAGCATCGAGCGCGGCTCCTTCGACAAGAACTTCGAGCTGGAGGCCATCCGGCTGGACAGGAACTTCCTCTCGGACATCAACGGGGTGTTCGCGACGCTGGTGTCCCTGCTCTGGCTGAATCTCTCGGAGAACCACCTGGTGTGGTTCGACTACGCCTTTATCCCGTCGAATCTCAAGTGGCTGGACATCCACGGCAACTACATCGAGGCCCTGGGCAACTACTACAAGCTGCAGGAGGAGATCCGGGTGAAGACGCTAGACGCCTCACACAACCGCATCACGGAGATCGGCCCCATGTCCTTACCGAACACCATCGAGCTGCTGTTCATCAACAACAACCTGATCGGTAACGTCCAACCCAACGCCTTCGTGGACAAGGCCAACCTGGCCCGCGTCGACCTCTACGCCAATCAGCTGAGtaagctgcagctgcagcagctccgcGTGGCGCCCGTGGTGGCACCGAAGGCCCTGCCCGAGTTCTACCTGGGCGGCAATCCCTTCGAGTGCGACTGCACTATGGACTGGCTGCAGCGGATCAACAACCTGACCACCCGGCAGCATCCCCGAGTGATGGACATGCCCAACATCGAGTGCGTGATGCCGCACGCCCGCGGCGCTGCAGTGCGTCCGCTGAGCGCCCTGAAGCCCCAGGACTTCCTCTGCCGCTACGAGTCGCACTGCTTCGCGCTGTGCCACTGCTGCGACTTCGACGCCTGCGATTGCGAGATGACCTGCCCCCATAACTGCACCTGCTACCACGACCAGATCTGGTCCACCAACGTGGTCGACTGCGGGGGCCAGCAGACCATGGAGCTGCCGCGCCGCGTCCCCATGGACTCGAGCATCGTCTATCTGGACGGCAACAACTTCCCGGTGCTCAAGAACCACGCCTTCATCGGCAGGAAGAACCTCAAGGCCTTGTACGTCAACGGGAGCCAGGTGGCGGCCATCCAGAACCGCACCTTCGCCAGCCTGACGTCGCTGCAGATCCTCCAGCTGGCGGACAACCGGCTCCAGACGCTGCACGGCTACGAGTTCGAGCAGCTCTCCTCGCTGCGGGAGCTCTACCTGCAGAACAACCTGCTGGCCACCATTGAGAACGCCACCCTGTCGCCCCTGGTctcgctgcagctgctccgcATCGATGGCAACCGGCTGGTCACGCTGCCCATCTGGCAGCTGCACGCCACCCACTTCGGCAGGCGCCTGCGGTCCATCGCCCTGGGACGGAATCAGTGGAGCTGTCGCTGCCAGTTCCTCCAGGCCCTGACCTCGTACGTGGCGGAGAATGCGCTGATTGTCCAGGATGCCCAGGACATCTACTGCATGGCGGCGCCCAACACGGCTGGCTACGACGCCAGCTCCTACGACAGCAGCTCCTCCGAGGGATCCCTGCAGAAGCGGGAACTGGACTTCAATTCGACGGGAGCCGCCTGCACGGACTACTACTCGGGCGGATCGATGCTGCAGCACGGGATTCCCGAGTCGTACATTCCCCTCCTGGCCGCCGCCCTGGCTCTGGTCTTCCTCCtagtcgtcatcatcatcgtcttcATCTTCCGGGAGTCGCTCCGGATCTGGCTGTTCGCCCACTACGGCGTCCGGGTCTTTGGCCCGCGCTGCGAGGAGTCCGAGAAGCTCTACGACGCCGTGCTCCTGCACTCGGCCAAAGACTCGGAGTTCGTGTGCCAGCACCTGGCCTCCGAGCTGGAGACGGGCCGTCCGCCGCTGCGTGTCTGCCTGCAGCACCGTGACCTTGCCCACGATGCCACCCACTACCAGCTACTGGAGGCCACACGGGTCTCCCGTCGTGTCGTGATCCTGCTGACCCGTAACTTCCTGCAGACGGAGTGGTCACGTTGCGAGCTGCGCCGCTCGGTCCACGATGCCCTCAGGGGACGCCCTCAGAAGCTGGTGATCATCGAGGAGCCGGAGGTGGCCTTCGAGGCGGAGAGCGACATCGAGCTGCTGCCCTATCTGAAGACCTCGGCCGTGCACCGTATCCGGCGCTCGGACCGCCACTTTTGGGAGAAGCTGCGCTATGCCCTGCCCGCCGACTATCCCACCTATCGCGGCAACAACTACACGCTGGACCACAACCACGAGCGTGTCAAGCAGCCCGCCAGCCCAGGCCTGCTGTACCGCCAGGCCCCGCCACCCGCCTACTGCGGCCCAGCAGAGGGAGGCGCCCCCAGCGCCACCACAGCTCCAGCCGAGCAGAACTATTCCACGGCGACCACTGCCAcccccagtcccaggccccaGCGACGCGGAGATCACCACGGAGgagtctctggctctggtgcGGCTGCCGCACCGCATGGCCATCACTTGCACGCCCAGTACTACCAGCACCACGGCATGCGGCCGCCCTCGGAGCACATCTACTCCAGCATCGACTCGGACTACTCGACGCTGGACAACGAGCAGCACATGCTGATGATGCCCGCTGGCCCCGTTGTCTCGTTGGAGGGGACCCCCAGGGCCCAGACCTGGCgccccaagcagcagcagcaacagcagccgggCTTGCAGTCTGGCCCATCCTCAGTGGGTCATGTGGCCACAATGGGACCCAGTGGCAAGACCccaccacagcagcaacagcaacagcagcaggcagtcgGATCTGGCCAGCAGCAAGGTCCACATGTCCAGGCGTATCTCGTCTAG